In Xyrauchen texanus isolate HMW12.3.18 chromosome 13, RBS_HiC_50CHRs, whole genome shotgun sequence, a single genomic region encodes these proteins:
- the LOC127653633 gene encoding abl interactor 2-like isoform X1 encodes MAELQMLLEEEIPAGRGALLDSYTNLERVAEYCESNYIQSPDKHRALEETKSYTTQSLASVAYLINTLANNVLQMLDIQASQLCRMESSINHISQTVDIHKEKVARREIGILTTNKNTSRTHKIIAPANPERPVRYIRKPVDYSLLDDVGHGVKWLLRFKVNAQNMKTGTTPRTAAPTQKPPSPPGTGKGTISGLQNILTLPLGRRHSPYRTLEPVRPPVIPNDYVPSPTRNTAPPLQSPARTASVNQRTRTYSSGSSGGSHPSSRSSSRENSGSGSVGVPIAVPTPAPPTVFPAAGTVPAPPNPPKPPPNVTIPSPPVPPPPSTPEPVPPAPASTPALPAEGPPEIPPPPQLPPTLPISTNTSLVAATSTPAQGNGAHFYSMNRPMTRHATPSVGGSLPYRRPSSVTGQPNNMPQNTNPNMIQNQLNGGPHYNQNHAPMAPPPPSVLQITPQLPLMGFVARVQETISDAPPPPPPAEEVEFEEATPPPPPPEDYEDDEGDEEEESAVVEYSDPYAEEDPPWAPRSYMEKVVAIYDYMRDKEDELSFQEGAIIYVIKKNDDGWFEGVMSGTTGLFPGNYVESIMHYAD; translated from the exons ATGGCGGAGCTGCAGATGCTGCTGGAAGAGGAGATTCCTGCTGGTCGAGGAGCCCTGCTAGATAGCTACACCAACCTCGAGAGAGTCGCCGAGTACTGCGAGAGCAACTACATACAG TCTCCAGATAAGCACAGAGCTCTAGAAGAAACCAAAAGCTACACCACTCAGTCTTTAGCCAGTGTTGCATATCTGATCAACACTCTCGCCAACAATGTGCTCCAGATGTTGGACATACAGGCATCCCAGCTATGCCGGATGGAATCCTCCATTAACCACATCTCACAG ACGGTGGACATCCATAAAGAAAAGGTGGCAAGGCGAGAGATTGGCATCCTCACCACCAATAAGAACACGTCTCGCACACACAAGATCATTGCACCAGCCAATCCTGAGAGGCCTGTGCGGTACATCCGCAAGCCTGTTGACTACAGCCTGCTGGATGACGTAGGCCATGGTGTGAAG TGGTTACTAAGGTTTAAG GTCAACGCCCAGAATATGAAAACGGGTACGACTCCACGCACAGCTGCCCCTACCCAGAAACCACCCAGCCCTCCTGGCACTGGCAAAGGTACCATCAG TGGACTTCAAAATATTTTAACCCTGCCCCTCGGCAGACGGCACTCCCCTTACCGGACACTCGAGCCAGTGCGTCCACCAGTCATCCCAAATGACTACGTTCCAAGTCCAACACGCAACACTGCACCACCCCTGCAGAGCCCGGCTAGAACTGCTTCCGTTAATCAGAGGACCCGCACGTACAG CAGTGGCAGCAGTGGAGGCAGTCATCCCAGCAGTCGCAGCAGCAGCAGAGAGAACAGTGGCAGTGGAAGTGTGGGCGTGCCTATCGCTGTTCCAACCCCTGCCCCGCCCACAGTCTTTCCTG CTGCAGGTACTGTACCTGCCCCTCCCAATCCCCCCAAACCTCCACCAAATGTTACTATCCCTTCACCTCCTGTACCCCCACCACCTTCCACCCCTGAGCCAGTGCCCCCTGCCCCTGCTTCTACCCCTGCTCTGCCAGCAGAGGGCCCTCCGGAGATACCACCACCCCCACAGCTGCCCCCTACCCTTCCCATTAGCACCAACACCAGCCTTGTTGCTGCAACTAGCACCCCCGCTCAAG GCAATGGTGCTCACTTTTACAGTATGAATCGGCCAATGACACGGCATGCTACGCCCTCTGTGGGAGGTTCCCTGCCCTATCGCCGGCCATCATCAGTTACCGGACAGCCTAACAACATGCCTCAGAACACAAATCCAAACATGATCCAAAACCAGCTCAATGGAGGGCCGCACTACAACCAAAACCATG CCCCTATGGCCCCTCCTCCCCCCTCTGTCCTTCAGATTACTCCTCAGCTCCCGCTCATGGGCTTTGTGGCTCGAGTTCAGGAGACCA TCTCAGACGCACCCCCGCCACCACCTCCTGCAGAAGAGGTGGAGTTTGAGGAAGCAACCCCACCGCCGCCTCCTCCAGAGGACTATGAGGATGATGAAGGTGATGAGGAGGAAGAGTCGGCAGTGGTGGAGTACAGTGACCCTTACGCAGAAGAGGACCCGCCATGGGCTCCTCGCAGTTACATGGAGAAAG
- the LOC127654168 gene encoding zona pellucida sperm-binding protein 4-like, which yields MLIIEALIAFTLSVYLSNAQDPQFPWQMPKYQAGGLSFIPALPPLKELPQQELYYPQQVFPPDMRDPQGLLSSSGSQRCVVEQFERIECGEPDITPAECEAISCCYDRRSCYYGKAVTLQCSSDGHFVLVVSRDATLPRISLDSIQMLENDPSGQCASVASTANFAIYQFPVSSCGTRMKEESGYVIYENMMSSVYEVGIGPHGSITRDSAYELKFQCRYSGTAVEALVVEVTTVPPPPPVLQKGPLRVELRLANGQCSTKGCSDEDMYTSYYYETDYPVTKGLREPVYVEVRILERTDPNIVLVLDHCWATSSQEPLSLPQWDLVVNGCTYKDDHYLTTMLPVGESGLQYPSHYRRFVMKMFTFVNQSSLVPLQEPVFIHCSTSVCHPSATESCEPSCGRTRRAISHKREDFEEVLVSSGKVILLSDLLVSESLSEKEGKNPPFVNTCTVYVQQAGIYLKMFDLF from the exons ATGTTGATAATTGAAGCATTAATTGCGTTTACGCTTAGTGTATATTTGAGCAATGCTCAGGACCCTCAGTTTCCCTGGCAGATGCCGAAATATCAGGCCGGTGGTTTATCATTTATACCCGCTCTACCTCCACTGAAAGAACTCCCCCAGCAAGAGCTGTATTACCCCCAGCAGGTGTTTCCTCCCGACATGAGGGACCCTCAGGGGCTGTTGTCCTCCTCTGGGTCTCAGCGCTGTGTGGTGGAGCAGTTTGAGCGCATTGAGTGTGGAGAGCCCGACATTACCCCTGCTGAATGCGAGGCCATCAGCTGCTGTTATGATAGACGGAGCTGTTATTATGGCAAGGCAG TTACCCTGCAGTGCTCAAGTGATGGGCATTTTGTATTGGTGGTTTCTCGAGATGCCACACTGCCACGCATCAGTCTAGACTCCATCCAAATGCTGGAGAATGACCCCAGTGGACAATGCGCTTCTGTTGCCAGTACTGCCAACTTTGCCATCTATCAGTTTCCTGTCAGCTCCTGTGGCACCAGAATGAAG GAAGAAAGCGGATATGTTATTTATGAGAACATGATGTCATCGGTGTACGAAGTGGGCATTGGACCCCACGGATCCATCACAAGAGACAGTGCTTATGA ACTAAAATTCCAGTGCAGGTATTCAGGAACTGCAGTTGAGGCTCTTGTGGTTGAGGTAACTACGGTTCCCCCTCCTCCCCCTGTCTTGCAGAAAGGCCCTCTGAGAGTGGAGCTCAGACTTGCTAATGGACAGTGCAGCACTAAAGGATGTTCTGATG AAGATATGTATACCTCGTACTACTATGAGACGGACTACCCTGTTACTAAAGGATTGAGAGAACCGGTGTATGTGGAGGTGCGGATTCTGGAGCGTACGGACCCAAATATCGTCCTAGTCCTGGACCACTGCTGGGCTACATCCTCCCAGGAACCCCTGAGCCTGCCCCAATGGGACCTAGTAGTTAATGG CTGCACTTATAAGGATGACCATTACTTGACCACGATGCTTCCTGTTGGAGAGTCAGGGCTTCAGTACCCATCTCATTATAGACGCTTCGTCATGAAGATGTTCACCTTCGTAAACCAGTCGTCTCTTGTGCCTTTGCAGGAACCA GTCTTCATTCACTGCTCTACTTCTGTTTGCCACCCCTCTGCCACTGAGTCCTGCGAGCCCAGCTGTGGCAGGACAC GAAGAGCAATCTCACATAAACGGGAGGATTTTGAGGAAGTTTTGGTTTCGAGTGGCAAGGTCATTCTTCTCTCTGATTTGCTAGTTTCTGAGAGTCTATCGGAGAAAGAAGGTAAAAATCCACCATTTGTGAACACTTGTACAGTCTATGTTCAACAAGCTGGCATCTATCTGAAAATGTTTGACCTCTTCTAG
- the LOC127653633 gene encoding abl interactor 2-like isoform X2 produces the protein MAELQMLLEEEIPAGRGALLDSYTNLERVAEYCESNYIQSPDKHRALEETKSYTTQSLASVAYLINTLANNVLQMLDIQASQLCRMESSINHISQTVDIHKEKVARREIGILTTNKNTSRTHKIIAPANPERPVRYIRKPVDYSLLDDVGHGVKVNAQNMKTGTTPRTAAPTQKPPSPPGTGKGTISGLQNILTLPLGRRHSPYRTLEPVRPPVIPNDYVPSPTRNTAPPLQSPARTASVNQRTRTYSSGSSGGSHPSSRSSSRENSGSGSVGVPIAVPTPAPPTVFPAAGTVPAPPNPPKPPPNVTIPSPPVPPPPSTPEPVPPAPASTPALPAEGPPEIPPPPQLPPTLPISTNTSLVAATSTPAQGNGAHFYSMNRPMTRHATPSVGGSLPYRRPSSVTGQPNNMPQNTNPNMIQNQLNGGPHYNQNHAPMAPPPPSVLQITPQLPLMGFVARVQETISDAPPPPPPAEEVEFEEATPPPPPPEDYEDDEGDEEEESAVVEYSDPYAEEDPPWAPRSYMEKVVAIYDYMRDKEDELSFQEGAIIYVIKKNDDGWFEGVMSGTTGLFPGNYVESIMHYAD, from the exons ATGGCGGAGCTGCAGATGCTGCTGGAAGAGGAGATTCCTGCTGGTCGAGGAGCCCTGCTAGATAGCTACACCAACCTCGAGAGAGTCGCCGAGTACTGCGAGAGCAACTACATACAG TCTCCAGATAAGCACAGAGCTCTAGAAGAAACCAAAAGCTACACCACTCAGTCTTTAGCCAGTGTTGCATATCTGATCAACACTCTCGCCAACAATGTGCTCCAGATGTTGGACATACAGGCATCCCAGCTATGCCGGATGGAATCCTCCATTAACCACATCTCACAG ACGGTGGACATCCATAAAGAAAAGGTGGCAAGGCGAGAGATTGGCATCCTCACCACCAATAAGAACACGTCTCGCACACACAAGATCATTGCACCAGCCAATCCTGAGAGGCCTGTGCGGTACATCCGCAAGCCTGTTGACTACAGCCTGCTGGATGACGTAGGCCATGGTGTGAAG GTCAACGCCCAGAATATGAAAACGGGTACGACTCCACGCACAGCTGCCCCTACCCAGAAACCACCCAGCCCTCCTGGCACTGGCAAAGGTACCATCAG TGGACTTCAAAATATTTTAACCCTGCCCCTCGGCAGACGGCACTCCCCTTACCGGACACTCGAGCCAGTGCGTCCACCAGTCATCCCAAATGACTACGTTCCAAGTCCAACACGCAACACTGCACCACCCCTGCAGAGCCCGGCTAGAACTGCTTCCGTTAATCAGAGGACCCGCACGTACAG CAGTGGCAGCAGTGGAGGCAGTCATCCCAGCAGTCGCAGCAGCAGCAGAGAGAACAGTGGCAGTGGAAGTGTGGGCGTGCCTATCGCTGTTCCAACCCCTGCCCCGCCCACAGTCTTTCCTG CTGCAGGTACTGTACCTGCCCCTCCCAATCCCCCCAAACCTCCACCAAATGTTACTATCCCTTCACCTCCTGTACCCCCACCACCTTCCACCCCTGAGCCAGTGCCCCCTGCCCCTGCTTCTACCCCTGCTCTGCCAGCAGAGGGCCCTCCGGAGATACCACCACCCCCACAGCTGCCCCCTACCCTTCCCATTAGCACCAACACCAGCCTTGTTGCTGCAACTAGCACCCCCGCTCAAG GCAATGGTGCTCACTTTTACAGTATGAATCGGCCAATGACACGGCATGCTACGCCCTCTGTGGGAGGTTCCCTGCCCTATCGCCGGCCATCATCAGTTACCGGACAGCCTAACAACATGCCTCAGAACACAAATCCAAACATGATCCAAAACCAGCTCAATGGAGGGCCGCACTACAACCAAAACCATG CCCCTATGGCCCCTCCTCCCCCCTCTGTCCTTCAGATTACTCCTCAGCTCCCGCTCATGGGCTTTGTGGCTCGAGTTCAGGAGACCA TCTCAGACGCACCCCCGCCACCACCTCCTGCAGAAGAGGTGGAGTTTGAGGAAGCAACCCCACCGCCGCCTCCTCCAGAGGACTATGAGGATGATGAAGGTGATGAGGAGGAAGAGTCGGCAGTGGTGGAGTACAGTGACCCTTACGCAGAAGAGGACCCGCCATGGGCTCCTCGCAGTTACATGGAGAAAG
- the LOC127654169 gene encoding transmembrane protein 237B-like, producing MEMGGLASRRESAIPEPLTPEPLDNPPQRRKKKKKAQAIDVEGDQTDLVSNGDIMDQNTDEEVTRKPKKRKVKPKVTDTQFNNELDVEDDDIITDPQAPVPPHSLFSAPQGQSQPVGKVFVEKSRRIQAAERVDQWKASSQMEQSFIDIHSMWTTRDVSMRVHSGFRVIGLFSHGFLAGYAVWNIIVVYALAGEQMRTLSNLLQQYHTLAYPAQSLLYLLLALSTVSAFDRLNLAKAPAAMRSLLTLNPVALASLLYFSALVLSLSQQMTSDRINLYNQPSSSNLTLWQLDSERTILYPWIIVNLVVSLLVGLAWVLVSTCPDIDHTEEFLMSMEVDCPKVEKEGNITAQDI from the exons ATGGAAATGGGAGGACTGGCCAGTCGCAGAGAGTCCGCAATTCCTGAACCTTTGACCCCGGAGCCGCTAGACAATCCACCACAgaggaggaaaaagaaaaagaaagcacagGCCATCG ATGTGGAGGGAGATCAGACTGACCTGGTTTCAAATGGAGATATAATGGATCAGAACACTGATGAAGAGGTCACACGGAAACCAAAAAAGAGGAA AGTGAAGCCTAAAGTGACAGATACACAGTTCAACAATGAACTGGATGTGGAGGATGATGACATCATCACAGACCCCCAGGCGCCGGTGCCTCCACATTCCTTGTTCTCTGCTCCCCAAGGGCAGAGCCAGCCTGTGGGGAAGGTGTTCGTAGAGAAGAGCC GTCGTATTCAAGCAGCTGAGCGAGTGGACCAATGGAAGGCCAGCAGCCAGATGGAGCAGAGCTTTATAGACATTCATTCAATGTGGACCACTAGAGATGTTTCTATGAGAGTACACAGCGGCTTCAG GGTTATCGGCCTGTTTTCTCATGGCTTCCTGGCTGGTTATGCTGTGTGGAACATCATCGTGGTCTACGCATTGGCTGGTGAACAGATGAGAACGCTTTCAAACCTACTTCAGCAATATCATACACTGGCCTACCCCGCACAGTCCCTGCTCTACCTGCTCCTGGCCCTCAGCACTGTCTCTGCCTTTGACAG GTTGAATCTGGCCAAAGCTCCTGCGGCCATGCGGAGTTTACTAACCCTGAATCCGGTGGCACTTGCTTCCCTCT TGTATTTCTCTGCCCTCGTTTTATCGTTAAGCCAGCAGATGACTAGCGATCGCATCAATCTCTATAATCAACCCTCAAGCTCAAATCTGACACTGTG GCAGCTGGACTCAGAGCGGACCATCCTGTACCCCTGGATCATAGTGAACCTTGTGGTCTCTTTGCTGGTCGGGCTGGCTTGGGTTCTGGTGTCAACATGCCCAGATATTGACCACACAGAAG AGTTTTTAATGTCAATGGAAGTGGACTGTCCAAAAGTTGAGAAGGAAGGAAACATCACCGCTCAAGACATctga